GCGGATTCCGGGGCGACGTTCATTCCAGATGATCGATGTATTCCGCCGGCAAGCTCAGGCCAAGGTATGCCAAAGCTTCGCTGGCCTCCGTGAAGACGCCCACGGTCAATTCATCAACGCGCATATGTCGGGACACTTGGAGAACGCCGACCGCGGTCTGAACGATGATGGCAATTTTCTGAAAATCTCGAAGGAAGTGTTTTCGCAAGCGACCGAATTCAGCCTCGAATTCGGGATCGTTGCGTGCTGGTGCGCGGCGTGAATCGATGAACAGGACCGTCCGCTGGCGGGGAAGATGCGCAACGGCCTCGTCCAAGTCGTGGAACGTTTCGCGCAAAGCGTCGATGCTGGGATATTGCGTAGGAATGCGCGTGAGGACGAGCAATCGGCGGCCGAGGTCGTGTCGCAAGACCGCGTACGGATTGCGAAAGATTTCACGCGGGCCCATGCGAGTCGAAGGTACCCCTGTCACGTAATCACCTCGATGCGCTACAGGATCACGCATGTCCGCGCCTTTCCTCAACCGCTGCTACGCGGGACGGTACGTCCCCCCAGCACCTCGATGATACGACGCGTCGCAGCGTGAAGCCAGTCGAGCCGCCTCATAGAGCGGACACGGGCTGCACATTTGCCGGGCCTTCGTTGTAGGGATTGTTGACCCGCGGCGCAACGGGCGTGGTCACCAGATCCTCGCCGTTTCGGTGGTGAATCAGTGGCAAGAGTACATCGGGGCGGTGTTCTTCAGGGTCGAGCCACGTTGCATACGAATCGCGAGATAAAATGGCGGGCATTCGGTCGTGAATGGGCGCCACGATGGGATGCGGGTCGGTCGTGAGAATGGTGAATGTATCGAGCTCGACGGGTTGTCCATCGGACGCAACGCCTTTCCATCGAGCCCAAAGTCCGGCGAATCCCATGGGTGCGTTGTCGCGGCGATGAATCCAATACGGCTGTTTTTTGCCCCCGGTCTTTTTCCACTCGAAAAAACCATCGGCGGGCACGATGCATCGCTTCGATTTGAAGCTCGACCGGAATGCAGGTTTTTCGGCAACCGTTTCACTGCGGGCATTGATCATGCGATTGCCGATGGACACGTCATCGGCCCACGACGGCACGAGCCCCCAGCGAACGACATCCATTTTGGGCGGCGCAGCTTTTGCGAGCACTCGGACGATCGGGACGTTTTGCGTGGGCGCAATGTTGAATCGCGCGGAGAGCTCGGGAATTTCGAGCTCGGGAATGCCAAACATGCTGGCGAGCAAATTCGGCGCGACGTTGGTCAGGGTATAACGTCCACACATGCTGGTCGGGAACTTACCACAATTTCAAACCATCGCCCAACGACTCACTCGCGGCTTTGCCGAGCAGCCGAGCCGAAAATGGCCTTCGCCATGAGGCTCGTTTCACCCTCGGCACGTTTGTCGTAAATGGTCGCACGAACCATACGTACGGCTTCATCTTTCGGTGCCGCGCGATAGGCCATTTCGACGAGCTCCGTCGCCACGCGCAAGCTGCCCTGATTGGCAAGCACGAGCGCCCGTGCCGCAAGCTGCTCGGCGCCTCCCGCCATCTCCACGATCACCCGCGCCAAGTCGGCTTCGCGCGCCGGCTTCAAATGCGCAGGATTGCCATCGTACCAGCCACCATAAAGCCGCCAAATGTTTCGCACGATGAATTCGGGATCGTCATAGATGGGTCGCAGATACGGCCGTTCGAGCAGCCTTTTGTTCGGGACGACGCTCGCCAAAACCTCGTCGAGCGGGGCACCTTGATTCATGTAATCGAGCGTTTGTCCCACGAGGTCTTCCAAGAGCGCTGCGGTATCCGTCAAGGCTTGCTTCACGCGATGCGCGCCGATTATCGGGGGGCCGTGCCCGGGAAACAGTTTTTCCGCGCCGAGCTGATCCATTTTCCGCAATGCCGCCGCCCATTCACGCGGATACCGCTGCGCCTTTTGAGGATTACCACAATTCGGCGACGCCCAAATGAACAAATCACCCGTGCAAAGCGCCCGTTTTTCGGGAATGTACACCCACGTATGATCGTCGGTTTCCCCGAGGTCGTGATACAATTCGAAACGCACGCCGCCAATTTCGAGGACGAAATCGTCGCGATACACCATGTCCGGATCACGAAACGAGTCCGGGAAAATCGGCGCAGGCAGATTGAATTGCCGCTGATTGATGCGACCATTGTAGCCGTTCGTCAACAAATACCTGGCAAACCGAGCGCGCACATTTTCGTGCGCAATGACTTCGGGCAGCGGCAACCCCTTTGCCTTCGCTTCGGCATCGAATGCCAATATGCCAAACACGTGGTCCACATGGCCATGCGTATACACCGCCGCGCGCACGGGCGCCGCGGACATCTCACGCACCGCAGAATGCACCATACCCGCAAAAAAGGGACTCGACGTGTCAATGAGCACGAGACCATCCTTGGTCTCGACGACGGTCACGTTCGCAAATGCCGATACGAATCCAATCCCATCCCCCATGTCCTCATGACCGCCGAACGACATGGCCGGATGCACGTTGTAATCGCCCAGATCCCCGTTCCAAGCATTCTCGGCAAGGTCCCATCGCGGTGACACGTCCCATCGAGTTTTTCTCTCCTCGATGCAAACTTCTATCAGCTTTCGACCTATCCGGAAGCACCTATTTCTCACAAAACCGTTGGGAGTCGCCGCCCGTCGGCGCTAGCGTCCTTTCGATCTTCGATGCTGGGCCGATGTCCGAGCTCTTGCCATGTCGTGAAAAACGGCCTTCTCGGAATGGTCTCCGCGCTCGCGCTCGCATCGTGCTCGCCGACCGAGCAACCATCGAAGGTCGCGCCGCAACTCACGCGCCCTCCAGCAAGTGCGCGTCTGGATTTGCCGCCCGAAGGACCACCGCGGCTCTTTCACACCGCCATCGACGAAGCATTTTGGGTCAGTCACACGGCAGACCGCGATCGCCTGATCAGCAGCGGCGTGCGGCTCGAAGTGTCCCCAACGAACGGCGAGGTTTTCGCGGCTGCTTGGGACATCGATACCGAACTGAAGAGTGAGCCGCTCATCGGCGCATTGGAAGTCGCCCCGCACCTGGGAGGTGGATTCGTTCATTGGAGCAGAAAAGAATTGTTTCGCTCCGAAACGTTCACTGGACCCCTGCGGCCCGTCGCGACCAAAAGCACGCTCGGAACCGAAACCATTCGCGGCGCGCGTAACGGCCTCGATGGCGTCATCGTCTTCGGAGACAACTCGAACGCAAAACTCGTAGGAACGAAGGTCGAAGCACCGCCCTTCGTGGGCCTCGTGGATTTCGCCGCCCTGGACGACAAACGTGCCGTCCGCACGAACCTGCTCGGATCGGTCTACTCGACGATCGACGGCGGCAAAACTTGGCGCGATGCATCTGGCACGGCCGGAATTTCGCTCAAGCAACTGCTCGTCGAACCCGACTCGCTCAGCGTGGCGACGTGGCAAGGAAGGCTGCGCCTGGGCGCCGACGGCGACTTCGGTCCACTCGAAACGGTGTTTGTCGGGGCACGCAGAGGATCGAATTATTCGACGATTTTTCGCGGATCGCGCGCCGAAAACACGAATGCATGGTGGACCTGGCGTGAGATCGCTCCGGTTCAAGCTGCTGTGATAGGGGGAGCGCGCACGGACGAACGACATGCCGTGGCGTTTGCGACCGGCGCGATGGGCGAGGTGGATCTCGCGACGGCCGAGCTTTCCCGCTCGATCACCGATTGGCCTCAAGCGGGTTTGTCTTGCTCGGCCGTCGGTGGTTTTTCCGAGCCGCTCTTCATTTGCGGGTGGGACGTGTACCAGGGGTACGGCTCGTACGTGCTACGCGCCGAGCGCGGCAAGTGGCCTCCCGTGGTCGAGCGAGCCTTCAGTGACGACGGGTTCTACGTTGCCGACGAGCACGGCGCGTTGGGGTTTGTCGGCTCGTGCGGTTTGTCGCCACGGTACATGGACCCGAACGATTCGTCGCGCATGGAGATGGGCAACGAAATGAGCCGCATCACGCCGAAGTTTTGCGTGCGTCGCGGCCCAAACGACTGGATCGAACACGACGTCGACATCGAAGCCGACGAGCAGTTGCAGGCATGGGTTCCGAAGCGCGATGGCAATGCAGTGGCGCTCGTCATGAAAAACGAATCGGTGCTGCTGCCCGATCCGACGAACGATCCGAAGCGAGTGTCGACGCAAGGCGGCGTGCGAATCGTGCGAATTCCTCGAGAAGTCGGTGGGTTTTCCCTGGTACGACCCACGTGGAACCCGTACGGATCCATGGGTCGAGCGCCGGCAGGACCGCTCGTCGATCGCAGGCTGCATGCGCACGACGATGGGTCCGTTCAGGCGTGGTTTTCCGCGGCCAACAGCACCGATCCGAGCGCTGGGCTTCACGCCGGCGTGGTCATCGACCGTCGTGGCAACATCACGATGTTTGCGCCTCCAGCGCGTGTCGTGACGATGATTGCTACGGGCACGTATGGCTTGGCGCTGCTCGATGACGGAACGCTCGCCGAAACGCTCGATCACGGTCGCACGTATCGTTCTGGAGGTTCGTCGCCGCTGCCTTCCTCGGGCTTTGGAGGCTACTGCTCCGTGCTGGGATGCGTGATCGGGTCCATCACGCGCGTTGGATGGGGTACGCCTGCGACAAACCCTACGGTGCGCAGCGCAAGACTCGACGCAGAAGCGCCGCCCTCCCCTGCTCTACGTCTCGAGTGCTCGCGCATGGGAACACCCGAGGTCGTCGATGACTCGTTGCTGCACAAAACATCGCGTCTTGCGTGGTTGACTGGGACGGGTGATGCGATCTCGCTCGTACGCGAAGTCGAAAACGTCCCCGATGCGCCGCCGCAACGCGCGCCCCACATCGACGGTGATCCGCCGGATGCCGTCGCACCTCGAGCGAAACCCGCGCGTCCCACGACGAGGACGCAATCGTTGCTTTTTCGAGCGCCGTTCGATCCGGACGCCCTGCCCAAACGCCTCGATGCGACGAGCTCGGAGCTCGACAACGTGCGTCGCTTGGGGGTGATCCCGCTGCTCGGCAAAGACGGCGACGTGGGGCTGCTCATCATCTCGGACAAACACGAGCTCGTCGTGTCGGGCGAAGCGCTCACGCCGCTGCCACTTTTCGAAGCGCGCAGGTACATGCCCGACGACGGGCGTACGACACCAGGGTTGCTGCTGGCTCCGAATCAAGCGCTCATTTTGGGAGATATTCGACGCCGCATGGCGCTCGAGGAACATGGCATCGGGACGCAGCGCGCTCCGGTATTCCTCGCGCAGGAGCGTGACTCGTCCTCCCGCAAGCCGATGGCTCTTGCACGGCGTGACGACGGCACGGTCGGGCTGGTCGTGTGGGAAGGTTCTCCGCCGCGCATTGCCGCAGTCTCGGAGCTCGATGGTACTGCACGAGCGTTTGGCGACTTCTCGCCGCTTGCATCGTGGACGACGGCAACGATGGGCGACGACCCGCGTTGCAAGAAAGAGCGCGGATGGAACGTCCTCGTCCCGCTCGATCCAACGTCATGGTTTGACGTCAAAGCAATTGCGGCCGCGGGCATCGAGCTCAGCGGGGTCGGATCGATGCTGGTTCGATGGAGCGCCGAGCGCTTGTGCATCGATGCGATCGATGTCGGTGTCGCGACACGCATGGGCTACGACTGGCGTTACGACAATCACTTGGTGGTGCGCTTTCGGCCAAGCGGCAAGAAGCGTCGGGGCGGAGCGCTTCTCGCCGAAGGAACGCGCCGGCCCATCGACTGTCGATTGACAACGGCCGAGGTTTCGGGGCCATGAGGAAGCTGGTCCCGCTCGTCGCAACGTGTGCCTTGTGGTTTGGGCTGTGCGCCTACGCCAAAAGCAATCACTGCGCAGAAGGCCACGCCTCCCAAGACAAACCCACCGCTCGTCGCAACCGCCTCCAAGCCACCGCAATGGTTTGTCGAGGACGCTTCGTTCTGGATCGATCCGACCGAGTCGGGCATGCATCGCGGGGTTGCCGGCGTACGCTTCGAGACGCAGGGGCGACGCATCGTTGGTGTCGCAGACGAGCCCACGAACCTCGACGGCGCCCACAATGCGCCCCCTTGGTCCGCGCACGGAAAGGAGCCATGCCGGTACGTTTTCTGGCGCGACAACGAAGTGTTCGGCGCGGCAGAATGGCTTGGAAAAGCGCGATCCGTCGGTACCTTGCCTACGGCCGTTTACGGCACCTTCGATTGGCTCCGCGGAGTAGGGCTCATGTCCGCGAGCGGCATGTTCGTCGTGCAAGCAGAGACCTGCGCAGTGGACAAACTCGAGATCAAGAACGCCGCGGCCGCGTTTGCTTCGAGCACAGAGCGCGCGCTCGTGCTGACGGCGCTGGGCCACGCACGGCTGACCGTCGATGGAGCCAAGACATTCAGCGACGTGACGAACGAGCTACCCAGCGCAGTGCTCCTCGGACGTGCAGGCGGAGATCTGCACGTATCGACTGGCACCGACGAGCTCTTCGTCGTGAATGCGCAAGGCATCAGCCGTGCGGGGAAACGTCTCGAATACCGACCGCACAACGAACCTCCGCCGGATCCGGAAGATCGCTGGCCTGCGGAGCACGGCACGACTTCGCCACTCGAAGCAGCCGTGACGAATGGACTGCTTTTGCCGAGCGGGGAAGCACTTGCCGCCGACGGTGGCCTCGTTGCACGTGTCAGTCTCGAGACGGGTCGAGCCACGGAGATCCTGCGGTTTGGTTCGGAAGGTGAAACGTGCATGCCGGTTGCCGTGAGCGACCGCGCGCTCGTCGTGTGTGAAGTCGGCAGACGCGCAAGCGTCATCGATGCGGGTAGCGGGCAAGTCGAGCGATCGTTTGACATCGAACGAGAGGTCGTTTGGGACAGGTTCGTCGCGGTCGATGGCGAAGCGCTCGGATTCATCGGTTCGTGCGATGGGCGAAATCCCGCGCCGCCCGTCGACGTGGTGTCATCCGCTTCGGCTGCGAGTGCATCGACCCAGCGCAGCCCAATCTTTTGTGCACGTACGACTTCGGGCACGTGGGTCGAACACACGCTCGAAGCAGCCGATGCGACCGATCTCCTCGCGTGGATTCCGCGATCGGATGGCGGTGCAGTTGCGCTCGTCGCCGTACCAGGAACGTTCCTTCATGGCGTGGCAAGCGTCGAAACGCGCGGGAGCTTGCGCGTCGTGCGCGTGGCGCGAAATGCGCCGCCGCTCGATGTCTCCACGTACATGTACGAAACCCCGAAGCTGGTTTCTCGAGCGCTGCGCGTGCTTCCAGATGGCAGCATCGAAGGATGGCTGTCGTCGGGGCATAGCGCAGCGGGGCAGATGGCCATCACCATCGATTCTGCCGGCCGCGCGCGGCAACACCCGCTACCTGCGAGAACGTCGACCTTGGCGGCATCGGGCAGGTTTGCCCTCGTGCGTACGGATGACAATCGGTACTTCGAATCGACCGACTTTGGACGATCGTTTCAACCGATCGATCCTCCACCGGGTCGGCAATCGGAACCGGTGGCCGCGAGTGCCGTGGGAGGCCAAATCGGATCGCTGCTTCGCATCGGTTGGGGCGCGCAGACGCAAGCGACGCCGCCCGAGCCGACCGCAGTGGAGCACACTCCGATGTTGTCGCGCCGCATTCCTCCCGTCGTTCGTCTTGGTTGCCGTTTTTCCGGACCACCTGCATCGAGCCGAATTTCCGACGGGTTTGGCCTTGGTTTTACCAAGACCCCCATGCCGCAAATGGCCCCCGGCCGAATCTCGTTAGCGGGCGCGTTTTACGTCCCGTGGCGAAACGTTCCGCACTCGCTTGCAGGCAACGCGGAGTTTGTCTTCGTGCCACTGCTCGACCTGGCCGCTCCCGTGCAACGCGCATCGGTGCCGCTCTCGCGACTCGAAAGCAACGAGCGCATGTCCTACGAAATCCGACTGGGTTTCGTGCTCGATGGGACGACCGCGTGGCCCGTCGCGGCGGAACGATTTTCTCGTTGCCCCGCAGCGCTCGTCGACGAAGCGGGTTTGACGGTGCCGTTTGGCGAGTGTGTCGACGACCCCACGGTAGGCGTCGCGGTGGATGGCCGCGTTTTTTTCATGCATGCCGAAACGACGAACACGACGCGGGGTCGAGCCACGATCAAGATCTCGACGGCTGCCTTGACAGCCGATCGTTCAGGAAAAACCAACCGACGCGGGACGAACCTAGAACCGCTCGCAACGCATTACGTCTCCGTCGGCATATATCCGTACAAATACGCGGCGGGCGTGCGCGGTAAAACCCCCGTGCTCGTGGCCATCGATGCGGCGGGCAGCGCAACTCTCGCGCCCATCGATCCCGCGCGCGGAACGCTCGGGCCGGAAGAAACGCTTGTTTCGCTCGACAAACTGAAACCCGGTAACGATGCACAATGCTCGGAAGCGCCGGACGACGTGCGCGTTTTGTTCCCGTTCACTTCGGAGATCGGGCTTGCCGCGAAGGGGCTACCCGGCGTTCGTGATTCCGAACATGGGGGCCTGGCGATCATTCGCTGGTCGAGCCGCCGAGCGTGTCTCGATGCGATCGACATGAGCGTGCACGACGAAAGGCACGAAGCCGACTTTTCGCTTCACATCGCGCAAGGTCCGGTGCGAAAGCTCGTAGCTCGTTTCGACAAACCCCATCAAGGCAAAGGAACGTTGGCGATCATCACGTATGGCACCGAAGTCCGGCAGCCAGTCGTGTGCGAAGGAGCGTCGCCGTGAGAGGCCGCGGGGTTTTTCTGGGCAGCATGGTCGTCGCAGCCGCCGCTGGGGCTTGCGTGACGCAAACCAAGCAGGTTCGCGTCGACAAGACACCTGCTGCAGTTGCTCCAGTAAAACCGAAAGCCCTCGAGCCCGTTCGTCCCGCACGGTTTGTTCTGATGAACACCGTGGGCGTGATGTACGACGAAACGGGTGAAGGATCGCCGATTCGCTCGCGTGACAACGCCATCGTTGCGGGAAAACGGCTCGTGCTCGATGGCGGCACGATCGTCGAATCCGCTTCATTTCCCGATGAGCTCGCGGGGTTTCGATCGTTGCCCTCACGCCTTGGCGGTGGGTACGTCATCTGGTCCCGCGAGCACGTCTACCGTGCATCTACGTTCCTCGGAAAACTCACGCCGTTTGCGAACATCGGCGCGCGGGGCGGCGTGCGGCCTTGGTTCGATTCGTTCGTCCTGCGCACGGAGATCGGGCCGCTCGAAGTGAACCCTCGATCCCTCGAGGTTCGTCGCACCGAACTCGCGCGTTTTTCCGAAATGATTTCCCTCGATGGAAAGATCGGTGTGCGCACCGCTCCGATCGGGCGCATGGAGGCGTCGGTCGACGGAGGTAAAACATTTCGACCCCTCGGGTTCGACGACGGAACGAAGCTTGTCGGCCCCACGCCAGGGCCTTCGGACGCGCTCGTATTTCGCCGTGAAACGTCGAGCGAGGGGTTGGGCATGCGCGATGGACGGCAACCGAGCGACATGCGCGTGCTGAATGCATCGGGAGCGCTCGTTCCATTCGATCCGTGGGCACATCTGCCGCTCACGCTCACGCCGCAGAGTTTGTCCGCACCGCCCGAAGAACCGGCCCTCACGCGGAATTTTGCGCCGGCAGAGCTTGGGCAAGCCGTCGTTGTAGGAGCGGTCGTTCCGGGGAATCGGATCGTGTTCGTGCGCGAAACGTCGCTGCGTGTCCTTTCGGCAACGACGGGCGAATTCATTCAGGATGTGCCGTTTTCGCTCGGTTCACACGACTTCGGACGTTGCCAACCGATCATGCTTGGCGAGGACTTGTTTCTCGCGTGCACGCATGCGTCGGGTGCGCACTTGCTCGCGCTCCGAGGGACCCCGACGACGGTGGAGCTCGAGGCGACGTTTCCCGAGCCGAGCGGGTTTGTCGCGGGACTGGGGCAACGTTTTGCGTTCCTGGGCCGTTGTGGCTCGACGCCGCCGACGGTGCGTGACTTTCCCGGGTACGCATCCGCGGATGAAGCCGCAGATGGAGGCGAGCCCGATCCGAATGCTCCGCCACCTCCGCCCGATCCTGAAACGACGCCGGAACCGCCGCCTCCGGGTCCGCGTGACGAAGCTGCGGTGTGTGTGCGCTTGAAGGACGGCACGTGGGTCGAGCGTCGTATCGAGGGACTACGCGACCGTGACAAAGCGTTTTTCTTGCCAGACGACGACGGCAACGTGACCGTCGTTTTGTTCGACAAACCATCCCTGGACAAACCCACGACGAAGGCGTCCGAAGGCGTGCGCTTCATTCATGTCGACCCGCATGAAACGGGCTTCAAAAGCTCGAGCTTCTTCGTGCCTTACGTGCCATCCGACCCCAAAGTGCGAACGATCTTCCGCGACGTGTGGCTCGATGAAAAAGACGGATCGGTGCACGGGTGGGAGGTGCAATGGCCCGAAGACGAAGAACGATCGGCCATGGAAGTGCCCGACGACGGACCTGTGATGGGTACTGCGGGCATCGAGGCGCGTGGGCGAATCGTTGGCGTGCAAATCAAGCCCGACGGAACCCTTACGAAGCACTCGCTTCCCGATGCCGTCGACACCGTGGTGGTGAGCGGGCCTTACGCGGTTGCTCGAACCAAGGCGGAGGACGGGCCAAAGTATTACGAGTCGGTCGATGGTGGGAAAACGTTTGTCCCGGTCGCGGTTCCCGTTCCTGGTGAGTTCATCGAAAGCGCGGGGGGCGAAATCGAAGGGTGTTCGATCGCAGGGTGTGCTCTTGGTGGGGGCCTCGTGCGGCTTGGTTGGGGCGATGGTTCTTCCGGAACAACCGCATCCGCGAACGAGGGCGAGTCGATCGACCTGGATGCTTTGACGGCCAACGTTTTCGATCCGCACACGCTGGTTCCGCCGAAGCCAATCAAGCAGATCCATTGCCGCGTGGAAGACACGGGCGTCGCCTTCGACAGGGCTGCTCCGTCCGCCGTGACGACACAGACGCGCGTCGAGGTGAACGTAGGAAGCGTGGTCGATCGGAAGTGGACGGCGCTTGGAACCACACCGTTCGAGCTGCGGCCGCCGCATCAGGTGCTCTTCGAAGACGTGGATGTTCGCGACCTCAAGGGTGAAGGCGTGCCCGTGCTCCGTTCGACCGCGACGAACCCCGTTGGTCTCGTTTTTCGCGCCGACAACCATCGCTTCGACCTTACGCCTGGGCCGAAGCGCAAGCCGGTTGCCGTGGCGCCGAGAGGTACCATCGCGGCGGAGATCGATCGTGATACGTTTGTCTTTTTCGACCCTCGAAGCGGCGAATTGCACCTCGTGAAAGGCTCGACTGCGCGACAGGTCATGGACATCGACGAAGTTGCAGACGTGACCCATGCAGGCCTCACGCTGGCGCGACGTGCGACAACGGGGCCGGATGTGCTGGCGCTGGCGATCGTGCAGTCCGGCTCGGGCGACATTTTGCTGGGCGATCTCGACCTGGGTCGCATGGTCGTCGGTCCTTTGCGCGTCGTTGGAAACATGCGGAAGCTCGTCACGGGCCGTTCCTGCGTGCGTACCCCGCGTGATTATCGAATGGTGATACCCGACGGCGCAGTGTTGGAGTTCGAGCCTTCGGAGGGGCGCGGGGGTCTGTCTGGCTCGAGCCTCATCACGGTCGGTTCCGGGGACGCGTGCCTCGAGGCCACCGAATTCGAGCTCCCATTTCGAGGCATGGCGGTCGTTCGTTTTTCCGAAGGTGGTCCTGACGGCTTCCCCGCGATGGTGCACGAGCGCGGAAAGTCGCTTCGAGCACGCTGTGTTCGCAAGTAGGCGTGATACCTTCCCTTCCATGCGCAACGCGTGTGGTTTTTCTCGGGTTTGTCTTGGTGTAGCAAGCTTGTTTGCAGCAGCGTTTGGCTTTGCTGCATGCGCGGCGCCGAACTATCCCGATCGTCCCGACGTGGCGAAGGCGCAAGCGGGGTGGTGCGAAGCGCTGGCAAAGTCGGCTGGATCGGACGCGTCGTGGGATCGGATGAGCGACTGCAAGGGCGCGTCTCCGGCTGCGTCTCCGGCGTACATCGCGGGCATGGCGAAGTGTTATGCCGAGCGGTACGAAGAGGCCAAGAACGCCAAGGATGCCGCGGCTGACGATCGCAGCCTGCTCGTTGCGGAGTGTCGCGACAGGGTGCTCATCGAGCTGCCGGCATCGAGTCCTGGGATGGACGAGCTCATCGGGGCGAAGTGTGAACGCGCCGTGAGGTGCGAGAAGAACGTCACGATGGACAATTGCAAGCAGACCATGATGAACCTCGAGCCGGCGCAACTGGCGATGTTCACGACGGTGTACAACGGAG
The nucleotide sequence above comes from Polyangiaceae bacterium. Encoded proteins:
- a CDS encoding SOS response-associated peptidase; translated protein: MCGRYTLTNVAPNLLASMFGIPELEIPELSARFNIAPTQNVPIVRVLAKAAPPKMDVVRWGLVPSWADDVSIGNRMINARSETVAEKPAFRSSFKSKRCIVPADGFFEWKKTGGKKQPYWIHRRDNAPMGFAGLWARWKGVASDGQPVELDTFTILTTDPHPIVAPIHDRMPAILSRDSYATWLDPEEHRPDVLLPLIHHRNGEDLVTTPVAPRVNNPYNEGPANVQPVSAL
- a CDS encoding MBL fold metallo-hydrolase, which encodes MSPRWDLAENAWNGDLGDYNVHPAMSFGGHEDMGDGIGFVSAFANVTVVETKDGLVLIDTSSPFFAGMVHSAVREMSAAPVRAAVYTHGHVDHVFGILAFDAEAKAKGLPLPEVIAHENVRARFARYLLTNGYNGRINQRQFNLPAPIFPDSFRDPDMVYRDDFVLEIGGVRFELYHDLGETDDHTWVYIPEKRALCTGDLFIWASPNCGNPQKAQRYPREWAAALRKMDQLGAEKLFPGHGPPIIGAHRVKQALTDTAALLEDLVGQTLDYMNQGAPLDEVLASVVPNKRLLERPYLRPIYDDPEFIVRNIWRLYGGWYDGNPAHLKPAREADLARVIVEMAGGAEQLAARALVLANQGSLRVATELVEMAYRAAPKDEAVRMVRATIYDKRAEGETSLMAKAIFGSAARQSRE